The proteins below are encoded in one region of Sporosarcina sp. FSL K6-1508:
- a CDS encoding carbohydrate ABC transporter permease, which translates to MTTSLPKKIWIYFLLIVTSLLVFFPVMYAFLISFMTGPELLQGKFLPQSFSLDNYIKVFDRLPLLNYLLNSFIVSVGVMLGQLAVCSLAAYAFVFIRFKGRDFIFFLFISTMMIPWEATMIPNKFTIQKLDWLNTYQGLTLPFFALAFGTFLLRQHFKTIPKELHEASQIAGLSKFAFFRRVILPISKTSLVTLGAYGFLTTWNMYLWPLLITTNTSVRTVQIGLKQLQSQETGTEWGVVMAGVIVVIIPTLLLLFIGQKQLQKGLSQGALK; encoded by the coding sequence ATGACAACAAGCCTGCCTAAAAAGATTTGGATCTACTTCTTGCTGATTGTTACGTCACTTCTTGTCTTCTTTCCAGTTATGTATGCATTTTTGATATCTTTTATGACGGGGCCAGAACTATTGCAGGGAAAGTTTCTACCGCAGTCATTTAGTTTGGATAACTATATTAAAGTGTTTGATAGACTTCCATTGCTGAATTACTTATTGAACAGTTTCATCGTTTCCGTAGGTGTCATGCTAGGGCAGCTTGCGGTATGCAGTCTTGCGGCCTATGCATTCGTTTTTATCCGATTCAAGGGACGCGATTTCATCTTCTTCCTGTTCATATCAACAATGATGATCCCGTGGGAAGCAACGATGATCCCAAATAAATTCACCATCCAAAAACTCGATTGGCTCAATACGTATCAAGGGCTGACGCTGCCATTTTTCGCACTGGCATTTGGAACGTTCCTGCTTCGACAACATTTCAAAACGATTCCGAAAGAGTTGCACGAAGCCTCTCAAATTGCAGGTTTAAGTAAATTCGCCTTTTTCCGACGCGTGATTTTGCCAATCTCAAAAACGAGTCTTGTCACGCTTGGTGCATATGGCTTTTTAACGACTTGGAATATGTATTTATGGCCGTTACTTATTACGACAAATACATCTGTGCGAACCGTTCAAATCGGTTTGAAACAATTACAGTCTCAAGAAACGGGAACAGAATGGGGGGTGGTTATGGCAGGTGTTATCGTAGTCATTATTCCGACATTATTATTGTTATTTATCGGGCAGAAGCAATTGCAGAAAGGTTTATCTCAAGGTGCTTTAAAATAA
- a CDS encoding LamB/YcsF family protein produces MRIDLNADVGESFGQFMVGEDEALFSSITSANVACGFHAGDFNVMQKTVEQAAGQQVSIGAHPGYPDLQGFGRREMMMSSREIYNAVVYQIGALKQFCDIQGVTLNHVKPHGALYNTASINRTVADAIAEAVYDTVPNAYLYGLCTSELLQAGNKIGLKTAGEAFADRRYTAEGTLCSRLLPEAVLHTYEDIEKQVMDIVVNKHVQTITGETILIQADTICFHGDGQGVASHAHQIRQALASVNVRVSALGDAI; encoded by the coding sequence ATGCGAATTGATCTGAATGCAGATGTCGGTGAAAGTTTTGGTCAATTTATGGTTGGGGAAGATGAAGCCCTTTTCAGTTCGATTACATCTGCCAATGTTGCATGCGGATTTCATGCAGGCGACTTTAATGTAATGCAGAAAACGGTAGAACAAGCGGCTGGACAACAGGTTTCAATCGGCGCACATCCCGGTTATCCGGATTTACAGGGATTTGGAAGAAGAGAGATGATGATGTCCTCTCGTGAAATTTACAATGCAGTTGTCTATCAAATCGGTGCACTCAAACAGTTTTGCGATATACAGGGTGTTACTTTGAACCATGTGAAGCCCCATGGTGCCCTTTATAATACTGCTTCGATTAACCGTACTGTTGCCGATGCAATCGCAGAAGCCGTTTATGATACTGTACCGAATGCGTATTTATATGGGCTTTGTACGAGCGAATTGTTGCAGGCTGGGAATAAAATCGGCTTAAAAACGGCGGGTGAGGCTTTTGCAGATCGCAGGTATACGGCAGAAGGTACATTATGCTCCAGATTATTGCCGGAAGCTGTCCTCCATACATATGAAGATATCGAAAAACAAGTGATGGATATTGTGGTAAACAAGCACGTACAAACAATAACCGGAGAAACAATTTTAATACAAGCAGATACAATTTGTTTCCATGGTGATGGACAGGGTGTGGCGTCCCATGCCCATCAAATTCGTCAAGCGTTGGCATCTGTTAATGTTCGTGTTAGCGCACTTGGAGACGCGATATGA
- a CDS encoding ABC transporter substrate-binding protein, protein MKMLKLSFVWILILSLAVLAACTNSDSSTKDDETETSKPATSEGTETKESDEKVSIEFWHAMSGSGQESLDSIVKGFNDSQDKYEVVAEFQGTYEESLTKLRGVGGTKDAPAITQVFEVGTKYMIDSGYIEPMQSFIDKDNYDLSQLEENILNYYKVDGELYSMPFNSSTPVMIYNKDAFKEAGLDPEKAPETFSEVIDAAAKLKKGEMYGFSMLTYGWFFEQLVATQGGLYVNEDNGRSGDATEALFNGPEGLNVFNFLDTMNKAGSFGNFGTNWDDIRAAFASGKVAMYMDSSAGVAGAITNAPFDVGVAYIPHADEVKRNGVVIGGASLWMSKGIAEKEQEAAWEFMKYMTTPEVQAKWHLDTGYFAINPKAYDEENVKEKWAEFPQYKVTVDQLQDTVPGLATQGALISVFPESRQQIVTALEDLYQGKDSQEVLDKAAEGTNRAMEIANKTKK, encoded by the coding sequence ATGAAAATGTTGAAATTATCGTTCGTTTGGATACTTATTTTGAGTTTGGCCGTTCTCGCAGCGTGTACGAACAGTGATAGTAGTACAAAAGATGATGAGACGGAAACGTCCAAACCTGCTACTAGCGAAGGAACAGAAACAAAAGAAAGCGATGAGAAAGTATCCATTGAATTTTGGCATGCAATGTCCGGGTCCGGGCAGGAATCACTTGACTCAATTGTTAAAGGTTTCAATGATTCACAGGATAAGTATGAAGTGGTAGCCGAATTCCAAGGTACGTATGAAGAATCACTGACAAAGTTACGTGGTGTCGGCGGGACAAAAGATGCACCGGCTATTACGCAAGTATTCGAAGTAGGAACGAAATATATGATTGACAGTGGTTATATCGAGCCAATGCAATCGTTCATCGACAAAGATAATTATGATCTTTCTCAACTGGAGGAAAACATTTTAAACTATTATAAAGTCGATGGAGAGCTGTATTCGATGCCATTCAACTCATCGACGCCGGTAATGATTTACAATAAAGATGCGTTCAAGGAGGCTGGACTTGACCCTGAAAAAGCACCCGAAACGTTTTCAGAAGTGATCGATGCTGCGGCTAAATTGAAAAAGGGTGAGATGTACGGATTTTCCATGCTGACGTATGGCTGGTTTTTCGAACAGCTTGTTGCAACGCAAGGCGGATTATATGTCAATGAAGACAATGGACGTTCAGGTGACGCTACGGAAGCGCTCTTTAACGGACCAGAAGGACTTAACGTCTTCAACTTCCTGGATACAATGAATAAAGCTGGTTCATTCGGCAACTTCGGAACGAACTGGGACGACATTCGTGCAGCATTCGCATCCGGAAAAGTTGCCATGTACATGGATTCATCAGCAGGCGTTGCAGGGGCCATTACTAACGCGCCATTTGATGTAGGTGTTGCCTATATTCCGCATGCGGATGAAGTAAAAAGAAACGGTGTTGTAATTGGCGGCGCTTCACTTTGGATGTCCAAAGGAATCGCTGAAAAAGAACAAGAAGCAGCCTGGGAGTTCATGAAATATATGACGACTCCGGAAGTGCAGGCAAAATGGCATCTGGATACTGGCTATTTCGCTATCAATCCGAAAGCGTATGATGAAGAGAACGTAAAAGAGAAGTGGGCAGAATTTCCGCAGTACAAAGTAACGGTAGATCAGTTGCAAGACACGGTACCAGGTCTTGCGACGCAAGGTGCGCTAATTTCGGTTTTCCCGGAATCACGCCAGCAAATCGTAACTGCTTTGGAAGACCTTTATCAAGGAAAAGATTCGCAAGAAGTACTTGATAAAGCAGCTGAAGGAACAAACCGTGCTATGGAAATTGCCAACAAAACGAAAAAATAG
- the pcp gene encoding pyroglutamyl-peptidase I, with the protein MKTLLLTGFEPFLKFTVNPTMKIVEELHGKVIGNYKIHSEVLTVDFQSSGEQLLTHIEALKPDAVISLGLAGGRYKMTPERIAINIKDGAADNNGNTPVDEPIRERGEAGYMSTLPVRAMVNRLLEKGLPAEVSNTAGTYLCNNVMYEGLHYAATQRPMMKSGFLHIPASHELAIEHGKIPSWSHEDLKKGVAVCIEVLSADES; encoded by the coding sequence ATGAAAACACTTTTACTCACAGGGTTTGAACCTTTCTTGAAATTCACTGTTAATCCGACGATGAAAATCGTGGAAGAACTACATGGCAAAGTGATCGGCAATTACAAAATTCACAGTGAAGTATTAACGGTAGACTTCCAATCATCAGGCGAGCAACTTCTTACACATATTGAAGCCCTAAAACCAGATGCCGTGATTTCACTGGGGCTTGCAGGAGGACGTTATAAAATGACGCCTGAACGGATTGCGATTAATATCAAAGACGGGGCTGCTGATAACAATGGCAATACACCTGTTGACGAACCGATCCGGGAGCGAGGCGAAGCTGGTTATATGTCAACACTGCCAGTTCGCGCGATGGTGAATCGATTACTGGAAAAAGGGCTGCCAGCCGAAGTTTCAAATACGGCAGGTACCTATCTATGCAACAATGTTATGTATGAAGGACTGCATTACGCTGCAACACAACGACCGATGATGAAATCTGGTTTCCTTCATATACCTGCTTCACATGAATTGGCGATTGAGCATGGCAAAATTCCAAGCTGGTCACATGAAGATTTGAAAAAAGGTGTCGCCGTATGCATCGAAGTGCTATCTGCTGATGAATCGTAA
- the pxpB gene encoding 5-oxoprolinase subunit PxpB, with translation MNRNKQIIPHAMVMNEQTIRFDFGPDTSQETFHTIQQFCQLVENDRNHLLEEVVPSNKTVTVFYRKELLNPRVIIEELLTKWAHRTDSALFVNRRTIEIPVCYDAKFSEDIPRICDHTGLTRDEVIAIHTGTSYKVYMIGFLPGFPYLGELPEVLHVPRLEKPRLSVLKGTVGIGGTQTGIYPLESPGGWNIIGRTPLDLYCLKRIEPFLIRAGDQLQFRSICLEAFNELKEELAREPEMIMQFVKE, from the coding sequence ATGAATCGTAACAAGCAAATTATCCCCCATGCAATGGTGATGAATGAACAAACAATACGTTTCGACTTTGGTCCGGATACGAGTCAGGAAACCTTTCACACGATACAGCAATTTTGTCAGCTTGTTGAAAATGATAGGAATCATTTACTTGAAGAGGTCGTACCAAGTAATAAAACTGTAACCGTTTTTTATCGCAAAGAACTCCTGAACCCTCGTGTAATCATTGAAGAATTACTGACAAAGTGGGCGCACAGAACTGATAGTGCATTGTTTGTAAACAGGCGTACTATTGAAATACCAGTCTGTTATGACGCCAAATTTAGTGAAGATATACCTCGGATATGCGACCATACGGGACTGACACGTGATGAGGTAATCGCTATTCATACAGGCACGAGCTATAAGGTGTATATGATAGGTTTTTTACCAGGTTTTCCGTATCTAGGAGAATTGCCGGAGGTACTCCATGTCCCACGTTTGGAAAAGCCCCGATTAAGTGTGCTTAAAGGAACCGTTGGGATTGGCGGAACGCAGACGGGTATTTACCCGTTAGAATCCCCAGGGGGTTGGAACATAATTGGGCGGACGCCACTCGATCTATATTGTTTGAAACGCATTGAACCGTTTCTAATTCGCGCGGGTGATCAGCTACAATTTCGTTCAATCTGTCTTGAAGCCTTTAATGAATTAAAAGAAGAGTTAGCACGTGAACCTGAAATGATTATGCAGTTTGTAAAGGAGTGA
- a CDS encoding ABC transporter ATP-binding protein yields the protein MKKVELINLSKSYDKQIDVISNIDVTIEPGEFFVLVGPSGCGKSTMLRMIAGLENITSGTLKIGDKVANHLSPDKRDLSMVFQNYALYPHLTVQQNITFGLDVKKVKKAAQRERAAQVADMLGLTDFLQRKPRELSGGQRQRVALARAIVSESPICLMDEPLSNLDAKLRAHMRTEIRRIQRKLGITMIYVTHDQVEAMTMGDRIMILHEGKIQQIGKPIDIYNNPANPFVATFIGSPPMNLANADVDKKASEIVIGDVLRLSVPAGEIIELPEYQLIAGIRPEHLRPALKDTPEQDKLYVDVTNVEILGNETVFSFKLGANEWMAKWSGQWHLDIGDSIPILVDYGAICLFKAESGEIIKQPTDLGNFVFGKEVLL from the coding sequence GTGAAAAAAGTAGAACTTATTAACTTATCGAAGTCTTACGATAAACAAATAGATGTTATTTCCAATATAGACGTAACGATTGAACCTGGCGAGTTTTTTGTTCTTGTTGGTCCATCCGGTTGTGGAAAAAGCACAATGCTGCGAATGATTGCTGGCCTGGAGAATATTACAAGTGGGACGCTTAAAATCGGAGATAAGGTAGCAAATCATTTATCGCCCGATAAACGGGACCTTTCAATGGTATTCCAAAACTATGCACTCTATCCCCATTTGACGGTTCAGCAAAATATTACGTTCGGACTCGATGTGAAAAAAGTGAAGAAAGCTGCACAGCGGGAAAGGGCAGCCCAAGTGGCGGATATGCTTGGATTAACAGACTTTTTACAGAGGAAACCTCGCGAACTATCAGGTGGACAACGGCAACGTGTTGCGCTTGCACGTGCCATTGTAAGTGAATCGCCTATCTGTCTTATGGATGAACCACTATCCAATTTGGACGCGAAACTGCGGGCACATATGCGCACGGAAATCAGACGGATTCAGCGGAAACTTGGTATTACAATGATTTACGTTACACATGACCAAGTCGAGGCGATGACGATGGGGGATCGCATTATGATTCTTCATGAAGGAAAAATCCAGCAGATTGGTAAACCGATTGATATTTACAACAATCCGGCCAATCCATTCGTCGCGACATTCATCGGTTCTCCGCCCATGAATTTAGCGAATGCTGATGTCGACAAGAAAGCGTCAGAAATAGTCATTGGAGACGTACTGCGTTTGTCGGTTCCGGCTGGAGAGATTATTGAACTGCCAGAGTACCAGCTCATTGCAGGAATTCGTCCTGAACATTTGCGCCCGGCATTAAAAGATACACCAGAACAAGACAAGCTATATGTCGATGTGACGAACGTAGAAATTTTAGGAAATGAAACTGTATTTTCCTTTAAACTTGGTGCCAACGAATGGATGGCGAAATGGAGTGGACAATGGCATCTCGATATTGGCGATTCAATTCCTATCCTCGTGGATTACGGTGCGATCTGTCTATTTAAAGCTGAATCAGGAGAGATAATTAAACAGCCGACAGACCTCGGAAATTTCGTCTTTGGTAAAGAGGTGCTGTTATGA
- a CDS encoding class I adenylate-forming enzyme family protein has translation MFIAEKLKAVSETHPERVITSFNGKEISYGDFYSKSENLARYFQDLGYVKDDILAFCLMNSDSFLICYYACHIGGFTALPINTKLTAPEVNYILAHSEAKGLIYDERLADVFDSLEGKLPALQHKMVINHEFTRIIDGERRTLEIREALDDDTAVVFYTSGTTGRPKGVMLTNKNVAAIAEIWSESMEMDHNDRMHIVAPLFHCAASHVFSIPVIYQGGMVIIEESFSPEATIRTMEQQCATLFFGVPAMYSILLNTPSLEKADLSNLRLFCYGAAPMPYELVKKVKALYPDVKVQNLYGQTENSPGATTLKDRHALSKIGSVGEALPQTEVKVMDEFGKSLPMGQVGEIAVKGPQVMKGYLKNDEETARTIKEGWMYSGDLGRFDEDGLLYIVDRKKDMIIRGGENIYPLEVEEVLYTMPEVLEAAVIGIPHEVYGEVVKAFIVLKEGQKLTEQAVRDSCKKQLASFKIPAAIEFLDTLPRNASGKVLKTVLREPVKV, from the coding sequence ATGTTCATTGCAGAGAAATTGAAGGCCGTTTCCGAGACGCATCCGGAAAGAGTCATTACATCGTTTAATGGAAAAGAAATTTCATACGGTGATTTCTATAGCAAGTCTGAGAATCTGGCAAGGTATTTTCAAGATTTAGGTTATGTGAAAGATGACATTCTGGCATTCTGTCTGATGAATTCCGATTCCTTTTTAATCTGTTACTACGCATGCCATATAGGCGGATTTACAGCACTGCCGATCAATACGAAGTTGACTGCACCGGAAGTGAACTATATTTTAGCCCATTCAGAAGCGAAAGGACTCATTTACGACGAACGGCTTGCCGACGTGTTTGATTCCCTTGAAGGGAAGTTACCTGCGCTCCAACACAAAATGGTGATTAATCATGAATTTACAAGAATTATAGACGGTGAACGCCGTACTCTGGAAATACGAGAAGCGCTCGATGATGATACGGCAGTTGTCTTTTACACATCTGGGACAACTGGCCGACCGAAAGGAGTCATGCTGACGAATAAAAACGTTGCGGCAATTGCTGAAATATGGAGTGAATCGATGGAGATGGATCACAATGACCGCATGCATATCGTGGCTCCGCTCTTCCACTGTGCGGCGAGTCATGTATTCAGCATTCCTGTCATCTATCAAGGCGGCATGGTCATTATTGAAGAGTCATTTTCTCCGGAAGCGACAATCCGAACGATGGAGCAACAATGTGCAACGCTATTTTTCGGTGTGCCAGCCATGTACAGTATTCTCCTTAATACACCATCACTCGAAAAAGCTGATCTATCCAATTTGCGGCTGTTCTGTTATGGAGCCGCGCCAATGCCTTACGAACTCGTAAAAAAAGTGAAAGCATTATACCCGGACGTCAAAGTTCAAAACTTGTATGGACAAACTGAAAACTCACCTGGAGCTACGACGTTGAAAGATCGGCACGCGCTATCCAAAATTGGTTCCGTCGGAGAGGCATTGCCGCAGACAGAAGTAAAAGTCATGGATGAATTCGGCAAATCGTTGCCAATGGGCCAAGTAGGTGAAATCGCCGTGAAAGGGCCACAGGTGATGAAAGGATATTTGAAAAACGATGAGGAAACGGCGAGAACGATAAAAGAGGGCTGGATGTACAGCGGTGATCTTGGCCGTTTTGATGAAGACGGGCTTCTATATATTGTAGATCGTAAGAAAGATATGATCATCCGCGGCGGGGAAAACATTTATCCGCTAGAAGTGGAAGAGGTTTTGTATACCATGCCGGAAGTGCTCGAAGCTGCGGTCATCGGTATACCACATGAGGTGTATGGTGAGGTGGTAAAAGCGTTCATTGTATTGAAAGAGGGACAGAAGCTTACTGAACAAGCAGTACGCGATAGTTGTAAAAAACAGCTAGCATCCTTCAAAATTCCGGCTGCCATCGAGTTTCTTGATACACTGCCGCGAAACGCCAGCGGCAAGGTACTGAAAACGGTTCTTAGGGAACCAGTCAAAGTTTAA
- a CDS encoding carbohydrate ABC transporter permease: protein MSTLEKPGMWRKTLNGRTALLYLLPSIILFSVFVFYPMYRTIYLSFFLTDQNGNAAIWVGLENYSYLLESTEFINSMKATGMFVLYTVPIGIILALFFALLANEKLKGIGFFRTLYSSTMGISVAASSVIWLFMFNPSMGMFNRMLSLLDLPQIQWLLDPQWALLSVSISTIWMNIGFSFLILLGGLQNIDEHLYESSRIDGAGYFYRLRRITLPMLSPTLFFIITISLINAFQSFGQIDILTQGGPSASTNLIVYSIYREAFINYQFGTASAQAVTLFIIILIVTILQFKLGERRVHYQ, encoded by the coding sequence ATGAGCACACTTGAAAAGCCAGGAATGTGGAGAAAAACATTGAATGGCAGAACCGCACTTCTTTACTTACTGCCGTCGATCATCTTATTCTCGGTGTTTGTTTTCTATCCGATGTACAGAACAATTTACTTGAGTTTTTTCTTAACAGACCAAAACGGCAATGCAGCAATATGGGTAGGCTTAGAAAATTATTCATATTTACTGGAGTCAACTGAATTTATCAACAGTATGAAAGCAACCGGAATGTTTGTCTTATACACGGTGCCGATCGGAATCATCCTGGCCTTATTCTTCGCTTTATTAGCAAATGAAAAATTGAAAGGAATTGGATTCTTCCGGACATTATATTCGTCGACCATGGGAATTTCTGTTGCGGCGTCATCCGTCATTTGGTTATTCATGTTTAACCCAAGTATGGGCATGTTCAATCGAATGCTGAGCCTATTGGATTTACCGCAAATTCAGTGGCTGCTCGATCCGCAGTGGGCCCTTCTATCTGTATCCATTTCGACGATTTGGATGAACATCGGTTTTTCCTTTCTTATTTTACTCGGCGGATTACAAAATATTGATGAACACCTTTATGAAAGCTCAAGGATTGATGGGGCGGGGTACTTTTACCGATTGCGCCGCATTACTCTGCCGATGTTGTCGCCAACTTTGTTTTTCATCATTACCATTTCACTCATTAATGCGTTCCAATCATTTGGACAGATTGATATTTTAACACAAGGCGGCCCGTCCGCATCGACCAATCTTATTGTGTACTCGATTTATCGTGAAGCTTTCATCAACTACCAATTCGGAACAGCGAGTGCGCAGGCGGTCACGCTATTCATCATTATTTTGATTGTCACCATTCTTCAATTTAAACTGGGAGAAAGGAGGGTTCATTACCAATGA
- a CDS encoding 5-oxoprolinase subunit C family protein: MIPLFRIVKPGVYATIQDQGRFGFRRFGMPVAGPMDREAFQLGQDIIGNDEIGNALEIFLGGLALEVLTDHRIVIAGADLGAMIDGETPAPLWKTFQVWKGQMISFSKPISGAITYIIPEGGYAVKETLGSSSSYPRGLIGEITKKDMILYANKLKQKRLNRGLLVGNIPRYAQDITVDLFKSPHMDLFEKSSIDTFLKATYTYRGGDRMGYFFNGPPLEFIDSGDIFSEATQFGTVQVPTNGQPIILMADAQTTGGYATIGTVSKADLPKVAQLKNGGTIRFVYRM, translated from the coding sequence ATGATTCCGTTATTTAGAATCGTCAAACCTGGCGTCTATGCCACGATACAGGACCAGGGCAGATTCGGTTTCCGGCGTTTCGGTATGCCAGTTGCTGGACCTATGGATCGAGAGGCATTCCAGCTAGGCCAAGACATTATTGGGAATGATGAAATCGGAAATGCACTGGAAATTTTTTTAGGCGGCCTTGCACTGGAAGTACTAACCGATCATAGGATTGTCATTGCAGGTGCAGACTTAGGTGCAATGATTGACGGGGAAACGCCAGCACCGCTCTGGAAAACGTTTCAGGTTTGGAAAGGGCAAATGATTTCTTTTTCTAAACCAATTAGCGGTGCGATTACGTACATTATTCCGGAAGGTGGGTATGCAGTTAAGGAAACTTTGGGTAGCAGTTCCAGTTATCCGAGGGGGTTAATTGGTGAAATCACAAAAAAAGACATGATTCTTTATGCGAATAAATTAAAACAAAAGCGTTTAAACCGTGGCTTGCTCGTGGGGAATATCCCGCGTTATGCCCAGGATATTACGGTTGACTTGTTCAAAAGTCCGCACATGGATCTGTTCGAAAAATCGAGTATCGATACATTTTTAAAAGCTACTTATACGTATCGAGGCGGAGATCGAATGGGTTACTTTTTCAACGGACCTCCACTTGAATTCATCGATAGCGGGGATATTTTCAGTGAAGCGACTCAATTTGGAACTGTGCAAGTTCCGACGAATGGTCAGCCAATTATTCTAATGGCAGATGCCCAAACGACGGGAGGATACGCGACAATTGGTACGGTTTCAAAGGCTGATTTGCCGAAAGTGGCCCAATTGAAAAACGGTGGAACTATCCGGTTTGTGTATCGAATGTAA
- a CDS encoding glycerophosphodiester phosphodiesterase family protein — MKKMLLLLLLLSSLGCMNPAVERSLLPEDEFLVIAHRGASAYAPGHTITAYEMAVQMGADYIELDLHMTKDGKLVALHDSVVTFPEAEQAVADITLNELQLYSPGKDFNEENPRYASPSYANLRVVELEDILVHFGDSVNYYIEMKSPDTNIGIEEELVRQLRAHDLLNKQGRLPSIIIQSFNSDSLKKVFAMEPSIPLIKLYTFKQKAHLSKKELQDLKQYASGIGLNVDSVTKKFVDATHKEGLDVHPFTVNDEETIRTLIKIGADGVFTDTPDSAVRVEGEESSKDAK; from the coding sequence ATGAAAAAGATGCTGCTGTTGCTCTTACTTCTATCGTCACTGGGGTGCATGAACCCCGCTGTTGAACGTTCGCTTCTGCCTGAAGATGAGTTCCTTGTCATCGCGCATCGCGGGGCGTCCGCTTATGCCCCCGGTCACACAATAACTGCCTACGAAATGGCTGTTCAGATGGGCGCAGACTATATCGAACTTGATTTACATATGACGAAAGACGGCAAGCTCGTCGCCCTGCACGATTCAGTGGTAACATTTCCTGAAGCTGAACAGGCTGTCGCTGATATTACGCTGAATGAACTTCAGTTATACTCTCCAGGGAAGGATTTTAATGAAGAGAATCCCCGGTATGCCTCTCCAAGTTATGCAAATTTACGTGTCGTTGAGCTGGAGGATATTTTGGTTCATTTCGGAGATTCGGTTAACTATTACATTGAAATGAAATCACCTGACACGAATATTGGCATTGAAGAGGAACTGGTTCGTCAGCTTCGTGCTCACGATCTCCTCAATAAGCAAGGAAGACTACCATCAATAATCATTCAATCTTTCAATAGTGACAGTTTAAAAAAAGTCTTTGCCATGGAACCTTCCATTCCGCTGATTAAGCTATACACTTTCAAGCAGAAAGCGCATCTCTCAAAAAAAGAACTGCAAGATCTTAAACAATATGCATCCGGCATCGGTTTGAACGTAGATTCAGTAACAAAAAAATTCGTTGATGCGACACATAAGGAAGGGTTGGATGTCCATCCATTTACCGTCAATGATGAAGAGACAATCCGCACACTTATTAAAATTGGCGCAGATGGTGTATTTACAGATACACCCGATAGTGCAGTTCGTGTAGAAGGTGAAGAAAGCAGTAAGGATGCAAAATAA